In Alkalihalobacterium alkalinitrilicum, a genomic segment contains:
- a CDS encoding CaiB/BaiF CoA transferase family protein, translated as MKKHVLEGLKILNLAEQYPGPYATLILSDLGADVINIERPNGGDPARQFYSFYESINRNKRSMALDLKMSKGREIFMELARDADVILEGFRPGVAKRLGISYEDVSSINKQIIYASISGFGQNGPYKNRPAHDLSYQAIAGMLYQQAETNEITNVPKIATGDLSSGMFAAIGVLSGLYMRNQTGEGTYIDVSMTDGLVSWMTTQLVPVINKTGIPGLPDEPGYGIYKTLDNKLISISIAHEDWFWKPFCLVVGLNDISTHNSEGRRSNYSEISQRISNAISEKTREEWEKKFEQSGIPFGSVLGLKDVPKDPQLQERNLFVEIPGDTERPTRTHVRQPLTFKDCESGPTKHAPKLGEHTKEILQDLGYSVDTIKEIFENNICYEEA; from the coding sequence TTGAAAAAACATGTTCTAGAAGGATTAAAAATTCTTAATTTAGCTGAACAATATCCAGGCCCATACGCAACGTTAATTTTGTCAGATTTAGGGGCCGATGTCATAAATATTGAACGTCCAAATGGCGGAGATCCCGCCCGTCAATTTTATAGTTTTTATGAATCGATTAATCGCAACAAAAGGTCTATGGCACTCGATCTAAAAATGAGTAAAGGTCGGGAAATATTCATGGAATTAGCACGTGATGCTGATGTTATTCTTGAGGGATTTAGACCAGGCGTGGCAAAAAGGTTAGGAATTTCATATGAGGATGTATCCTCCATAAACAAGCAAATTATATATGCTTCCATATCTGGCTTTGGCCAAAATGGGCCTTATAAAAACAGACCTGCTCATGACTTATCTTATCAGGCAATTGCTGGAATGTTGTATCAACAAGCAGAAACAAACGAGATTACAAATGTTCCAAAAATTGCAACTGGAGATCTTTCCTCAGGAATGTTTGCAGCGATTGGGGTTCTTTCTGGATTATATATGAGAAATCAGACTGGAGAAGGTACCTATATCGATGTTTCGATGACAGACGGTTTAGTATCTTGGATGACAACGCAATTAGTACCAGTCATTAATAAGACTGGAATACCAGGCCTTCCAGATGAACCAGGATATGGAATTTACAAAACATTAGATAATAAGCTAATAAGCATCAGTATAGCTCACGAAGACTGGTTTTGGAAGCCGTTTTGTTTAGTGGTAGGACTGAATGATATCAGTACCCATAATAGCGAAGGACGCCGTTCAAATTATTCAGAGATAAGTCAGAGAATATCAAACGCCATCTCCGAAAAAACAAGGGAAGAATGGGAAAAAAAATTCGAGCAATCGGGTATTCCTTTTGGCTCGGTGCTGGGATTAAAAGATGTGCCAAAAGATCCTCAATTGCAAGAGAGAAATCTGTTTGTTGAAATACCTGGGGACACTGAAAGACCCACGAGAACGCACGTCCGACAACCGTTAACGTTTAAAGATTGTGAATCTGGACCAACCAAACATGCACCTAAATTAGGTGAACATACGAAAGAGATATTACAAGATTTAGGGTACTCGGTAGACACTATTAAGGAAATTTTTGAAAATAACATTTGCTATGAAGAAGCGTAA
- a CDS encoding SDR family NAD(P)-dependent oxidoreductase: MKVDCEGKVAIVIGGTRGIGKEAVFSLAKSGAKIILTGRSKSNAEIVVKEAKEMGLDVCSSIFDVANIEETKSAIDKVVEEHGKIDILIANAGINPFFKRAEHVTVEDWDMMMSINLRGLFFAIQSAAKHMFKQGKGSIVSISSVTSVVGTPRGLPYVATKGGMDSMTRTLAVEWADRGIRVNGVAPGYIETDLTEGLRDNESLSQMMQTKMPLGRFGKTEEIANMILFLASDASSYITGQTYLVDGGFAAQ; this comes from the coding sequence ATGAAAGTTGATTGTGAAGGAAAAGTTGCGATTGTCATAGGTGGAACGCGTGGAATTGGAAAAGAAGCCGTTTTTTCTCTTGCGAAATCAGGTGCAAAAATAATTTTAACAGGACGATCAAAAAGTAATGCCGAGATCGTTGTTAAAGAGGCGAAAGAAATGGGGTTAGACGTCTGTTCATCTATATTTGATGTAGCCAATATTGAAGAAACAAAAAGTGCAATTGACAAGGTCGTTGAAGAACATGGAAAAATAGATATTTTAATTGCTAATGCAGGGATTAATCCTTTCTTTAAACGAGCAGAACATGTAACTGTTGAAGATTGGGATATGATGATGTCAATCAACTTGAGAGGCTTGTTTTTTGCTATTCAATCAGCAGCAAAACATATGTTTAAACAAGGAAAAGGTAGTATTGTCTCGATTTCTTCAGTTACATCAGTTGTTGGAACACCACGTGGATTACCATATGTCGCCACAAAAGGTGGCATGGACTCAATGACCAGAACACTTGCAGTCGAATGGGCTGATAGAGGAATTCGCGTAAATGGCGTTGCACCTGGATATATCGAGACCGATCTTACTGAGGGATTAAGAGATAATGAATCTTTAAGTCAAATGATGCAAACAAAAATGCCATTAGGCCGCTTTGGAAAAACGGAAGAGATTGCTAACATGATCTTGTTTTTGGCTTCAGATGCATCGAGCTATATTACAGGGCAAACATATTTAGTAGATGGGGGGTTTGCTGCACAGTAA
- a CDS encoding acyl-CoA dehydrogenase family protein, which produces MEQKDFEVYKKQLFEKIWNDLDPLEEEIENNEALPYDKLMPLLREMNAFGLRIPTEYGGLGLSVSQYIEVLAEFSKIQGGIRVVVHVHNSMGSALSRLGNEKQKKEILPGCAEGTKSVAFALTEPDHGTGLDLGTIAVRDGDDYIINGRKHLITNSDFATHFIVFAKTKGGNSEDSVTAILVERDTPGFTIEALPETMGCKGGEHGLLTFTDVRVPVENLLGEEGKGVYQLEEALEVSRLYIAATSLGTAERAFELSLDFAKKRKTFGKAIGQRQAIQRYIAEMGIDIYALRNMIKDAAEKWDRGQRIPAEASMCKQFGLEAVGRVTDRALLVHGGIGYTRKHPIERLYRDARLNWLEEGPPTIQYMVAAREFLSGYRWEE; this is translated from the coding sequence ATGGAGCAGAAAGATTTTGAAGTTTATAAAAAGCAATTATTTGAGAAAATTTGGAATGATCTTGATCCATTAGAAGAGGAAATTGAAAACAATGAAGCACTGCCATACGATAAGTTAATGCCACTGTTAAGAGAAATGAACGCATTTGGACTAAGAATCCCTACTGAATATGGAGGACTTGGACTTTCTGTCTCTCAGTACATTGAGGTATTAGCAGAATTTTCAAAAATACAAGGTGGTATACGAGTTGTGGTCCATGTTCATAATTCGATGGGAAGTGCACTTTCCAGATTAGGCAATGAGAAACAAAAGAAAGAGATTTTACCAGGGTGTGCAGAAGGAACAAAATCAGTTGCTTTTGCTTTAACAGAGCCAGATCATGGTACTGGATTAGATTTAGGAACTATAGCAGTTCGCGATGGTGACGATTACATTATAAATGGAAGAAAGCATCTAATAACGAATTCAGACTTTGCCACGCATTTTATTGTATTTGCGAAAACAAAAGGTGGAAATAGTGAAGATTCAGTAACTGCTATTTTAGTAGAACGGGATACCCCAGGTTTTACAATTGAAGCATTACCAGAGACGATGGGTTGTAAAGGGGGAGAACATGGTTTACTAACATTTACAGATGTTCGTGTCCCAGTTGAAAATTTACTTGGCGAAGAAGGCAAAGGTGTTTACCAATTAGAAGAAGCACTCGAAGTTAGCCGCTTGTATATCGCTGCAACTTCATTAGGTACTGCGGAAAGAGCATTTGAGTTATCTCTAGATTTTGCAAAGAAACGAAAAACATTTGGCAAAGCAATTGGCCAACGTCAAGCGATCCAACGTTACATTGCAGAGATGGGCATTGATATTTATGCTTTACGAAATATGATTAAGGATGCAGCTGAAAAATGGGACCGAGGACAACGAATTCCAGCTGAAGCGTCTATGTGTAAACAGTTTGGCCTAGAAGCGGTTGGCCGTGTAACAGATAGAGCACTGTTAGTTCATGGAGGAATTGGATATACACGTAAGCATCCAATTGAAAGGCTGTACCGTGATGCCCGTCTAAACTGGCTTGAAGAAGGCCCTCCAACGATTCAGTATATGGTCGCTGCTCGTGAATTTTTAAGTGGATATAGATGGGAGGAATAA